The proteins below come from a single Miscanthus floridulus cultivar M001 chromosome 1, ASM1932011v1, whole genome shotgun sequence genomic window:
- the LOC136539825 gene encoding flocculation protein FLO11-like: MHGWRGTEGCDGRRRRLVRLMWPAARVEAEAPPSPATATSPSRFFVLPPRTTSYQLAAVAAREQECVDSPRPVSPGSFIKDGREIQVGDCALFGAVDVPPFIGLIRWIEKKEEGYPKLRVSWLYRPADIKLNKGIQLNAAPNEIFYSFHQDEASAVSLLHPCKVAFLRKGVELPVGISSFVCWRVYDIDNKCLWWLTDRDYINERQEEVNRLLYRTRLEMHAAVQSGGRSPKRLNGSSASQQLKASTDGTQNCGLSKGKKRERGEQGIDPAKRDRDRLHVDDSEAGSKLDDIKSEIAKVEKGGLPNTEAVEKLVHLMRLYQTEQRVDLAGRVMLADVIAATESPDCLGRFVQSRGLPVLDSWLQEAHKGKSGDGSSKEADKPIDDLLLALLRALAKLPINLSALQSCSIGKSVNHLRSHKNLEIQKKAKCLVENWKKRVDAEMKSNDLKPLTGQSASWPGKAGFQEISNTGSKRGGSSEHSPKNPASTVSSPKVLTDKPGGSDAVAKLNHVPYVASKVQHMQPGNVAANLKDQPCKSTGGSELPTVKEEKSSNSSQSPNNSHSCSSEPSKDARSSTAVSGGASKTSGSASRGHRKATNGLVSGNLKEASVGRCVSLDRSLLPDKSSPTGSASEKGVDMPSDHGNNHRLIVRFPNPGRSPARSTSGGSLEDPSVTGGRASSPVVADRHEQTDRRVKMKTENSRPHLTSDVNADLWHSNEIKGTAGSEEGDKSPCAMLDDDNSRTPDDSVKDTHASRVVCSASSYMNEKGVCSSETKVGNSFSPMNALIEIKYSEANHSLHAEDDTAMDLLASVAGEISKSELVSPSSSPRNSSAKKWGCEGDNAGKVKVESDVGPSQDPGPADAKKIVGGKEVKSDSCLAAKEEQRQTVPSPELADSKAVGSSVKIEIHEGRANKCNSQPDLVDSKGENRDACRHGKVEDDCTDKGGAVDSTLGSQCKVVVSSRNSRLVLAGESSLSAADKQAQGLLKSLTNHKQPLGVSGHSGAFDNRDSMAGKLDLMAAEVKKADAVSDSSILWNEEEKKENASFPSADVPKLVVAAASPANGIKEMKESKDTSSESNSHVKSEGVNSQQSEHSAKQSSKKSSDCVSGKEDGKDDLVSSDEGSSLAAHTKSNATAKLDFDLNEGIPGDDGHQSEPTISPVICSSTVHLTRLSPFASPITCGLQSAPITVAAPAKGPFVPPENLLRAKPEIGWKGSAATSAFRPAEPRKILEMPGTTREIPGSHTAGKPSHPTLGFDLNVAGDQALQEDIPESSAQTTCSESGNTKSRDGSSRSAGIEFDLNRADEVADNGQFVSNASHPVELPLSSTRSLPGIVSNAGMNISRDFDLNSGPGLDDAVTEPVPKNLPAKNTSSIQFLQVPGLRMNNVAMSNISPWLASANPCGPVAIQSFLPSRGEQLYQIEAASGAQRIIASTTDSGQFGGDPCRAPVISTSPAMVFHPPAYQYAGFPSFPPSVHLQAPAFSVGSATFANSASAVPYFQTLSPSLVGPAGSLPAQHSRQYAINLAEGSSSSGRDSSRKWESQGLDLNSGPGSIDLEGKDARAPLPVRQNLITPPHGFAEDQGRIYQMPVVGTKRKEHDGSWDTERSTYKQLSWQ, encoded by the exons ATGCATGGGTGGCGCGGCACTGAGGGGTGCGACGGCAGGAGGCGGCGTCTTGTTCGGCTCATGTGGCCAGCGGCACGCGTAGAGGCAGAAGCTCCACCATCGCCGGCAACAGCTACTTCTCCTTCCCGTTTTTTTGTTCTCCCGCCTCGGACGACTTCTTATCAGctagcggcggtggcggcgcgggagCAGGAGTGCGTCGATTCTCCCCGCCCAGTGTCCCCTGGCTCCTTTATAAAG GACGGGCGCGAGATTCAAGTTGGCGATTGTGCTCTTTTCGGGGCTGTTGATGTTCCTCCATTCATTGGATTGATACGTTGGAttgagaaaaaggaagaaggcTATCCCAAACTACGCGTTAGTTGGCTTTATAGACCTGCCGACATTAAGCTTAACAAGGGCATTCAACTGAACGCTGCACCAAACGAGATCTTCTACTCTTTCCACCAGGACGAGGCATCTGCTGTTTCCCTGCTGCACCCTTGCAAAGTTGCCTTTTTACGTAAAGGTGTTGAGCTCCCGGTTGGAATTTCTTCATTTGTATGTTGGCGTGTATACGATATTGACAACAAGTGTTTATGGTGGCTTACCGACCGAGATTATATTAAT GAACGGCAGGAAGAAGTAAATCGGCTTCTATACAGAACAAGGTTAGAAATGCATGCTGCAGTGCAGTCAGGTGGACGGTCTCCAAAGCGGCTAAATGGTTCATCAGCATCCCAGCAACTGAAGGCTTCTACAGATGGTACACAGAATTGTGGTTTATCCAAGggaaagaagagggagagagGTGAGCAAGGAATTGATCCAGCTAAGCGGGATCGAGATCGTCTGCATGTTGATGACAGTGAGGCTGGAAGCAAGTTGGACGATATAAAGTCTGAAATAGCAAAGGTTGAAAAAGGTGGACTTCCAAACACAGAAGCAGTTGAAAAGCTTGTGCATCTTATGCGACTTTATCAGACTGAGCAGAGGGTAGACCTTGCTGGTCGGGTTATGCTTGCTGATGTTATTgcagctacagagagccctgaTTGTCTTGGCAGATTTGTGCAATCAAGGGGCCTTCCCGTGTTGGATAGTTGGCTTCAAGAGGCTCACAAAGGGAAGTCTGGTGACGGTAGTTCTAAAGAAGCAGATAAGCCTATTGATGACCTTCTCTTGGCGCTACTTCGTGCACTAGCTAAATTGCCTATTAATCTCAGTGCACTGCAAAGTTGTAGCATTGGAAAATCTGTCAATCATCTCCGCAGCCACAAAAATTTGGAGATACAGAAGAAAGCTAAGTGTCTTGTTGAGAACTGGAAGAAACGTGTTGATGCTGAAATGAAGTCGAATGATTTGAAACCTTTAACTGGCCAATCTGCTTCCTGGCCTGGAAAAGCAGGTTTCCAAGAAATTTCAAATACTGGAAGCAAACGAGGTGGCTCAAGTGAGCACAGCCCAAAGAATCCAGCATCCACTGTTTCATCACCAAAGGTTTTGACTGATAAACCTGGGGGCTCAGATGCTGTTGCAAAGTTGAATCATGTACCTTATGTCGCTTCAAAAGTACAACATATGCAACCAGGAAATGTTGCCGCCAACTTGAAGGACCAGCCCTGCAAATCAACTGGTGGTTCTGAGCTGCCTACTGTGAAAGAGGAGAAAAGTAGCAACTCGAGCCAGTCACCGAACAATAGCCATTCATGCTCTAGTGAGCCATCGAAGGATGCGAGAAGTTCAACTGCTGTTTCTGGTGGTGCTAGTAAAACTTCTGGAAGTGCTTCACGGGGCCATCGAAAGGCAACCAATGGGCTTGTTTCAGGGAACCTGAAGGAAGCTTCTGTGGGAAGATGTGTCTCCCTTGATCGATCTTTGCTGCCAGATAAATCATCTCCAACTGGATCAGCTTCTGAAAAAGGAGTTGACATGCCATCTGACCATGGAAATAATCATAGATTGATTGTTCGGTTTCCAAATCCTGGCCGTAGTCCTGCTAGAAGTACAAGTGGAGGATCACTTGAGGACCCATCTGTTACTGGTGGTAGAGCTTCGTCTCCTGTGGTTGCAGATAGACATGAACAGACTGATCGCAGAGTGAAAATGAAAACTGAAAATTCTCGGCCTCATTTAACTTCTGATGTTAATGCAGATTTATGGCACAGCAATGAGATTAAAGGAACTGCTGGTTCGGAGGAAGGTGACAAATCACCATGTGCTATGTTAGATGATGACAACAGCAGGACACCTGATGATTCTGTTAAGGATACACATGCATCACGAGTTGTATGCTCAGCCtcatcatatatgaatgaaaaagGCGTCTGTTCAAGTGAAACCAAGGTGGGAAACTCATTCAGCCCAATGAATGCTCTGATTGAAATCAAGTACTCTGAAGCTAATCATTCCTTGCATGCTGAAGACGACACAGCAATGGATCTTCTTGCTAGTGTGGCAGGAGAAATATCAAAATCTGAATTGGTTTCCCCATCTTCTTCACCCAGAAATTCATCTGCAAAGAAATGGGGCTGTGAGGGTGACAATGCTGGGAAGGTTAAAGTAGAAAGTGATGTGGGCCCATCACAGGATCCAGGGCCAGCAGATGCTAAGAAAATTGTCGGTGGGAAGGAAGTGAAAAGTGATTCTTGTTTGGCTGCAAAGGAGGAACAACGCCAAACTGTGCCATCTCCTGAGCTAGCAGATTCAAAAGCAGTTGGATCTTCAGTCAAAATTGAAATCCATGAAGGGCGTGCAAACAAATGCAACTCTCAACCTGATTTGGTTGATTCCAAAG GTGAAAATAGGGATGCATGTAGACATGGGAAAGTTGAAGATGACTGTACAGACAAGGGTGGTGCTGTGGATTCTACATTGGGCAGTCAGTGTAAAGTGGTTGTTTCCAGTAGGAATTCAAGATTGGTTCTTGCTGGAGAATCTTCATTGTCTGCTGCTGATAAACAAGCCCAGGGTTTGTTGAAGTCATTAACTAATCATAAGCAGCCTCTGGGTGTATCAGGCCACTCAGGAGCCTTTGATAACCGTGACAGTATGGCTGGCAAATTAGATTTGATGGCTGCAGAGGTGAAAAAAGCTGATGCTGTGAGCGATAGTAGCATACTGTGGAATGaggaggaaaaaaaggaaaatgctTCTTTCCCTTCGGCTGATGTTCCAAAACTAGTTGTAGCTGCAGCGTCCCCAGCAAATGGGATTAAGGAGATGAAAGAATCAAAAGACACTTCAAGTGAATCCAATAGTCATGTAAAATCTGAAGGTGTCAATTCTCAGCAAAGTGAGCATAGTGCAAAGCAGAGCTCAAAAAAATCCAGTGATTGTGTGAGTGGAAAGGAGGACGGAAAAGATGACCTTGTCTCATCAGATGAAGGTTCTTCTCTAGCTGCCCACACCAAGTCAAATGCTACAGCAAAGCTTGACTTCGACTTGAATGAAGGAATACCTGGGGATGATGGGCATCAGTCTGAACCAACTATCTCACCTGTTATATGTTCCTCAACGGTCCATTTAACTAGGCTTTCGCCATTTGCTTCGCCTATTACATGTGGGCTGCAGTCAGCTCCAATAACAGTAGCTGCTCCAGCTAAAGGACCCTTTGTTCCTCCTGAGAACCTACTAAGAGCAAAGCCTGAGATCGGGTGGAAAGGTTCAGCTGCTACGAGTGCATTCCGCCCAGCTGAACCGAGGAAGATTTTGGAGATGCCTGGCACCACACGTGAAATTCCAGGATCTCATACTGCTGGGAAGCCGTCTCACCCCACACTTGGttttgatttgaatgttgcaggtGACCAAGCTCTCCAGGAAGATATCCCAGAGAGTTCTGCACAGACTACCTGCTCTGAATCTGGAAATACGAAAAGTCGAGATGGCTCATCACGAAGCGCTGGCATTGAGTTTGATCTGAACAGAGCTGATGAAGTTGCAGATAATGGCCAATTTGTGTCAAATGCTTCACACCCAGTTGAACTCCCATTGTCGTCAACAAGGTCGTTACCTGGAATTGTCTCTAATGCTGGTATGAATATCTCGAGGGACTTTGACCTTAATAGTGGACCAGGCCTTGATGATGCTGTCACTGAACCTGTGCCAAAGAACCTACCTGCTAAAAATACAAGCAGTATTCAATTCCTACAAGTTCCTGGTTTAAGGATGAATAATGTTGCCATGAGTAATATATCACCATGGCTTGCCTCTGCTAACCCTTGTGGTCCAGTAGCTATACAATCGTTTTTGCCTTCTAGAGGAGAACAGCTGTACCAAATTGAGGCTGCATCCGGAGCCCAGAGGATTATCGCGTCTACCACTGACAGTGGCCAATTTGGAGGTGATCCCTGCAGGGCTCCAGTTATTTCAACATCTCCAGCGATGGTTTTTCATCCGCCTGCATATCAATATGCAGGATTCCCTTCTTTTCCTCCAAGTGTCCACCTTCAAGCAcctgcattttcagttggatcagcAACATTTGCTAATTCTGCATCTGCAGTTCCATATTTTcaaactctctctccctctcttgttGGGCCAGCAGGATCATTACCTGCCCAGCATTCAAGGCAGTATGCTATAAATCTTGCTGAGGGTAGCAGCAGCAGTGGACGTGACAGTAGTCGTAAATGGGAAAGTCAGGGCCTTGATCTTAACTCAGGCCCTGGAAGTATAGATTTAGAAGGAAAGGATGCACGGGCACCTTTACCAGTCAGACAAAATTTGATCACACCCCCACATGGCTTTGCAGAAGATCAAGGAAGAATTTACCAAATGCCAGTTGTAGGAACAAAGAGAAAGGAACATGATGGCAGTTGGGACACAGAAAGGTCTACATATAAGCAGTTATCTTGGCAATGA